cgaaaaacccacaaaaaaacCACGCCAAAAAACAATAGTAAAGCTACCTGATACGATAATCCAAGCTTGTTAGAGCCACCTTTGATCCCCAAGAAAACGCTAAAGATAGCGCTTGCAATAACACATATTCTTGTAACTGGTGCATTGTCTATTTGTCCCCAaacccccacacacacacaaaatcacaaaatttataaacaaatcaatatCAACATCaacgaaaaggaaaaggaaaagaaaatgaacaaaaaggGGGTTAATGGGTTTTACGCACTGAAACCAGATGGGCCGCCGTTCATCTTTCTGAGTCAAGGAAGGGGGGACCAAGccacgacgacgacgacgagcTTTCTACTAATTTCTAAGTTTTCGTTAGGGTCTAAATTACAAAACTTTTTTGAGTTTGAAGAGGAGAAGGAGGCTGGTGGTAGATGGAAAATTGAGAGTTAGAATGAAATGGAAGTGtgcgattatatttttttattattattatttatttattgtattttggagtcaaggttttttttttatctcagataattttttttcttttctttttttttagaggatATAAATCTATtgaaattttcttataaaaatgtattttagagaatttttttttagtgtttttcacttaatttTGAGCAatgcaatgatattttttccCAACTCTGTTATTTAATACCAATTTTAGGAGAAAACAACTAGTTTACTTATTGCTATAcgttggattaaaaaaaacatttaatatagaagaaaatatataagtaagaattttttatattgttattaaactcgtTTAACAAGTAAAATTTAGAAATTCTTAACTCGAATCCTTACTAAATCTAAGTTTCTAATTATATTAtgtgaaagtttttttaatataatataattaatttgacgaacataaaaactaaagaaaaataaaataaaaaaaataacataaaaaacaagaattagaCGTGTGAAATTAAAGGTAACCTAGACACTGTTAAAAAatgtttcacttaaaaaaattgaagtttgcatatttttttttaatattgagacaatgaTTTATTAGATCGATTATGGTTGACCTTGGTTAACTCATCTAATTTGTGATCTGGGTTGTGGATTCTAATAGGttcaataatatgtttttttaattatattataaaaaacaaagatcaattcaaaatcaactcgatattaaaagataaaattaaaaataaaaataaaataaaagttcatcAAAACCCCaaattaaaggatttttttcgtaaaaaaaaattagataaggCATGCAAGCCTAAGTTGCCAAGCATATAAAGGCCTTAAAAAATCCTAAACGTGTGGATCTAGTTTAGACAACcaaacaatcaataaaaaataattatatttaaaaaaaaaacttgaagttgacaaaaaaaatctagataatAATGTATTGGACCGATTTTaatcaacctaagttaactcatcaaatccATAACTTAGTTTTTGGACTCCAATAAGTgtaataatactttttattttaattatataataaaaaaatcaatataatattaaaaaataaaattgaaacaaaaaacaataaaaaaattcaataaaaactcaacatttaaggtttttttataaaaaaaaaatgctagaccaagacctttaaaaaaaacatttctatttttttttcttttttataagccctttattaaaaaaaaaggtcatctACTATGACATACTCACAACCTAGCCACCGTTGTCTTggttaaaaaatcataaggCAGGGCTTTTAGGTTGAAATCCATTTTTCAAACCATTTTCACCCTAAATATATCTaataaacaccataaaaatcTTCTTGAACCACCTATTAACCTTAAAATACTCCCAAAATCTCCCAAAAAAACCAATATCAattgaaccaaaaaaatcaaaacagaacttgatcttttttttctcatatgtttatataaaaagtcaattaccatcaaacttttcttattgaataaactttttgatcaaaataaaaattatcatgaatatGGAGCAAGCCATGTATTTTCTCATGTTTCAATTTGGAgcttaatttcatataattatacTATAAAAGGAGGCAATTGAAACAGGAAAAAAAGTTGGAGCGGATGTCAGATCGCTTGTTGTGCTCAATTTAGATTTCATCCATTATCGTGGTGGTTGCAAAATCATGAGATAAGGTTTTTTAGGttgaaaattcatttttcaacccatttttatatgttaaaaaaaaaaaacacacacacacacacactcctaATAAACACTATAAAAGTTTTCCTAAACTACCTACTGGCCTCAAAATACCCCAAAATTAcccaataaaatcaaaatcaatcgaatcataaaaatcaaaatggaactcaatcttttttttaaacatgtttaCGAGAAAAAACCTATCACCATCAAATTCTCCTCATTGGATGGAACTTGTTGACACCAAGTTTGACcatttttgttgttgatattgtaACAACTagctattttctctctctttcattatttttcatcaacttTGTTTGCCTCTCTCTAActcaagaactgaaaaatgaacaaaataaacttttaaacttgaataaaaattattatgaattttaggTGAgccatgtattttctttttattttaatttggagcttaatttcatatatttagaCCATAAAAGATGCAATTGAAaggaacttttttaaaaaaaatcaaaaacttagaaaaaaacaaaaaaaaatattttattttcgtgcatacaatcaaattctaaaagtttttcatgcatattttcaaaaaaaaataaaaccatagttttatcatatttttaaaaaaatacaaaaatagatattataaccagtttttgattatttattaagGTTTggctaaaatacaaaaaaaatataacaattattcTATTCGGAACATTAGGAATtagttatatttaaaaaataaatgcgatgctaaaatttagatcttagaatggttaggatttcaCATAATAAGGTAGAGACTGTTTCACGAAGAAAATCTGTTTTAAACCTTAGAAAAAGACCAATGAATAGAAACacaacctagaaaaacaatcaagcaGCAATGTAGCTTACTCTAGGTGGAGTGCAGTGGGGGTTATGCGTATTCTCTTTACACAATCAGTTtgttactcagactctcgcacATCATAGATTTTCTCGTAACCATACTACTATGTAACGAGTCCTAAActcataatcataattttatgattacgCTCAAACTCTATTTTCAACACACCTTTCAGGAGGGAGACCTGCTATTCTCGACGTCGCGCCACGCCTCGACATATGACACTAATTTAATGTAATTATCCGAGTCACAAGAAGCatcatctaaaatatattacataaaagcatagttttaaaacttgaattgtAGCAAGACATGGGTTACATGTTAGGAGATTTGACCGGGTTTTACCCGGGTCATGTTCTTCCCTCATTTTTCTACAACCCATACTGGTTTGGGTCCTAGGTCTGAGTCGCCAAGCCAGCTGGTTTTATAACGGTGCATGAAAGTTGAAAATTGCTGTGCTTTCAAAATGAACTAACTACTGAAGACTCAGAAATGTATCAACTGAGAACAGAAAACTGATCAAATTTTCCCCGCACAAGACTCATTAgtgatgtgtatatatatattccttacaAAATTATTATACACATAAGGCTACACTATTCTTAGACCGTGGCAAGCTTCGCAAAAACTCCGAAGCCTAACGTTCAACTTTCTAGGAGCATTTCTATGACTTTGAACTCTCTAAATCATAAACCAAGAGAGTAAAAAAGAAGGGAGCTATGTACACGGGGATGTTGTGAGAGTGGAAGGGAAAGGGTCCATAAAAACCATACTAATCAACGATTTGGTTCGGCCATAGCTGCTTCCATTTTGAGATTTCTTCAGCCTTGCAAAGCTTTCTAATTCCTCCATAAAAACCATCAGCTTCGTTTCCTACTTCCCTGTGGTCCTTCCTGTTTATTATCGTCTGTCTCCATCGAGATCCAGGAGTGTATTGCCTGAACTCCAGCACTACTGTATCTGTTAGCAAGATTTCATGTTAGCAAATAAAGCAAGTGCTGCAACATGATATGTGTGCCTAAAGTAAAAGATGCTGCCCACATGAATGGCATCAACATGTAAAGAAACCAAAATATTCAGATTCACATGCACCCTGCGATGGGGTTCATTAAACTAGGTACACAGCAAGATGTCAGCTTGATGTGCCTCAATCTTGCTTTCTGAGCAGCAATTTGTTCAGTGAGCCAGAACTAACTATAAGCTAGACACAATTATGACAACTAACCAGGGCTGTAGTAGTGCCATCATACTTAATTATGTCTTTAAATTTGCATCCTCTGCTTCCAACAAGATCTATGACTTAGTGAGTCCTTGGATTAATTGATAATGCTGATAAGTTTTATTCCACTTGAAAGGTCTGTTTTATGTGTTGATGTTGTCTGCATATGAAAGACCAGCTGTTTTTGTTTGCTATGCTCGTTGGTTCTGCAGCATATTTTGGATTGCGTAATTCGATCTACGATATGTCATTGTTGAATTGGCTGCTTGAATTCATCAAGAAAAGATGCTGGATAGAGATTGATGGGTGAAGGGGTGAGCCATTAAAGTTAATGAAGAAAGTGGGGAATCGATAATGCATCATGCACATGTTTTGTCGCTCACTTTGGAAGAAAAGTGAACATTTTAGAAGTGGCCTAACTGGTGTTAAGCTAGCCTGAACCACTCAAGCTCACTTGCCAGACAAAGCTAAGTAATGACAGGACAAGTTCCCAACATAGCGAGAATAAGAAAGATATTTAATTCTTAAAGcatttgttctttattaaaCAGGacgaaagcaacaaaaaaaaagtacgTAGACATAGTAGTTTCTCACGCTCCAGGCTAGTTCTGTcacttaaaaaatgataagagtaGGTTTTTCCATGTCAGAGGGGGAAAAAAGATTGATAAAAGGATAATTTTGCAGTCTGTGGTGAGTTACTCACCGTTGTGTCGACAACGGCATCGATTCTCATTCCCATCACATAATTCCTGATGCCCCACAACAGCATACCACCAACCTGCTCATTTAGCAAAAGATCATTTCAATGATATCCACAAACACAGGATTTCATGACCAAAACATGAAGACAGAAACTCAGATGCAGAAACTACAGGTAGAAAATTTTGCAGATAttccaaaaatctcaaaaaggGGTTGAAACATGGTTCTAGAAAAATAATGTAGAAGGTAGAAACTCGATCGATCGATTCCGAAGGCGGTAAATTTTAGGATTGAGAGCATACCATAAGGGAATTCTTTGCTTCTCCTCCATTGGATCTCGATGTGATCACCGGGTTTCAAGTAATTCAAACAATCAGAAGTATGAAGAACATGTGCAGGAGTATCAACTGGTGGTGCTCTTAGCCTTTCCCAGTGTATGCTTTGCTCTATTGTTTGCCGCGCAAAAGGAGAATACctgcaattaaaaaatacactatGATTTCAGCACAGGGCCCTGTCTTGCAGATGATCTGATCAAGTAGAAATGAACAATTTCAGCATAGATTACTTCTCTTCTGGAACTAAGATTTTTCCAGCTATATTAACAGCTATAATTCAATGTGTAGGAAAAGGTTTGGCATAGGTTAAAATCTCCAAATGCTGCAGATACAACGTTTCAGATTCCGAGTTCTCTCTTTCCATACCTTGCCTGAAAGGTGTCTGTCTTGGAATCATAGCTGAGTTGTGCATCATAACATGACAGCATAAATCCAACATGTCCGTTCTGAAACCAGACATGAACAAAATCTCATTGGATttgccaaaaacaaaattaattaagagaaaTTGATATCAGGAATTTGAAGATGCAAAATTGATACCAAGAATAGGTCTTTTGCAACCCTTACCTCACGGTTATAAACCTGAGCTGGAAACCAAAACTTGCCACTTTCAAGAGAGAGATACAAAGCCATGATTGAATCAACTGGTAAACAAGTTGCTGGCTTGCTTCTACTTTCACACTTGGGTTTAAACCAACAAAAAGGCCACATACTAATAAGAGATCCCATGAAAcccttttgatttctttgatctaAAAGGCTCGGCCTCTTACTTGAGGCTATATGCCATTGCCATTCCTTATAAGCAGACTCACCAATCACTCTACCCCATTTCTGCTTCAAGTGTTTCTCCCATAAGTGATCGCTTCTACACCTATCCCTTAAAGAGCTACAAACTCCAGCCATGCTGCCCAATCCAGCAGGTGAAAGCCTCTCGAGGATGCGTTCCAAAGCCAACTCAGGCAAATCcagaagagaaggagaaggctcctcctcctcctcctccacaatcTCTTGAACTCTTGAACCAAGATTCACCTTCTTCAGTGGCATTTTCATAGGAACTTGAAACAAACTAACAACAAACCTTCCTTTATTGAACCATGAaacaagaaaactagaaaactcACCCCAAAACCGAGGTCCCAACGACAACATCCTCCCCTCACTCCTCAttggagaaaataaaagaaaagcaagaaatcAATTAGCAAAGCATTGAATATGAGGAAATTATCAAATGGGGGTGGTTCAAAACTTGTTCTCCTACCATGTAAATTGACAATCTATGATAGCTAGGAGAAGCCAAAGGCTAATAGCCATAGAAGAGTAGTGATATAAATACACAAGCAAAGTGAAATCGACCAATAGACTTTAGATTTAAGAAAGGGTGGCCATAGCTTGGTAAAATCGAggcaaatattaaaataaaggaGCAAAATTTAAGATAACACAACCGACAGTGCTTTGATTGTTGGCAGTTATAAGTTATAACACCACAATGGATAAAATAACAGCCAGCAGAGGTCGCTTTGCTTCTTAAACATGCTATGTTTTGGCATCTACATACAGTGAATTCCTATTTATGGGACCCTCCGCCTATGTGTGTTCCCAGGCCTCTTGCTTGACTTCCCTACATTTCTGtagttcaaaagaaaaattacagtCAACCCCTGCAtcatctctctcttctcttggaCTCCATTTGTCATTGTGCTATGGTATTGTTGGAGATgcttttagtttaaaaatagtttaaaagttgattgatttttatatgtttttcatattaaactatgataaaattcaaattcaagaaaaaagttatgatttttaatttttttccgaTAAAAACTGCACTTTTCGTTTGTCAAAACTTCACAGCTTAGGTTTGCTTAT
The Populus nigra chromosome 3, ddPopNigr1.1, whole genome shotgun sequence genome window above contains:
- the LOC133690241 gene encoding F-box protein At2g26850-like isoform X1 gives rise to the protein MRSEGRMLSLGPRFWGEFSSFLVSWFNKGRFVVSLFQVPMKMPLKKVNLGSRVQEIVEEEEEEPSPSLLDLPELALERILERLSPAGLGSMAGVCSSLRDRCRSDHLWEKHLKQKWGRVIGESAYKEWQWHIASSKRPSLLDQRNQKGFMGSLISMWPFCWFKPKCESRSKPATCLPVDSIMALYLSLESGKFWFPAQVYNRENGHVGFMLSCYDAQLSYDSKTDTFQARYSPFARQTIEQSIHWERLRAPPVDTPAHVLHTSDCLNYLKPGDHIEIQWRRSKEFPYGWWYAVVGHQELCDGNENRCRCRHNDTVVLEFRQYTPGSRWRQTIINRKDHREVGNEADGFYGGIRKLCKAEEISKWKQLWPNQIVD
- the LOC133690241 gene encoding F-box protein At2g32560-like isoform X2 — encoded protein: MRSEGRMLSLGPRFWGEFSSFLVSWFNKGRFVVSLFQVPMKMPLKKVNLGSRVQEIVEEEEEEPSPSLLDLPELALERILERLSPAGLGSMAGVCSSLRDRCRSDHLWEKHLKQKWGRVIGESAYKEWQWHIASSKRPSLLDQRNQKGFMGSLISMWPFCWFKPKCESRSKPATCLPVDSIMALYLSLESGKFWFPAQVYNRENGHVGFMLSCYDAQLSYDSKTDTFQARYSPFARQTIEQSIHWERLRAPPVDTPAHVLHTSDCLNYLKPGDHIEIQWRRSKEFPYGWWYAVVGHQELCDGNENRCRCRHNVTELAWSVRNYYVYVLFFCCFRPV